A window of the Nitrosopumilus ureiphilus genome harbors these coding sequences:
- a CDS encoding ASCH domain-containing protein yields the protein MKCLSVSQPFADLIISGKKTIELRKWNTNFRGEFLIHAPLKIRIEDCKRLKMNKKFVTGAIVGKAEIYDVKKYSSIKEVKIDQKLYLASKNFHDRTFGFRLKNAKSLRIPIPWKGQLGFFDVNLPKIKIKNAEIVSDIIDEEYRYQWIGHH from the coding sequence TTGAAATGTCTTTCAGTCTCTCAACCATTTGCTGATTTAATAATTTCTGGAAAAAAAACTATTGAATTACGAAAATGGAATACTAATTTTCGCGGAGAATTTTTGATTCATGCACCATTGAAAATCAGAATAGAGGATTGTAAGAGACTAAAGATGAATAAGAAATTTGTCACTGGCGCAATTGTAGGAAAAGCTGAAATTTATGATGTAAAAAAGTACAGTTCAATTAAAGAAGTAAAAATAGATCAAAAATTATATTTAGCATCAAAAAATTTTCATGACAGAACTTTTGGATTTAGATTAAAAAATGCAAAATCATTGAGAATTCCAATTCCGTGGAAAGGTCAACTAGGATTTTTTGATGTAAATTTACCAAAAATAAAAATCAAAAATGCAGAGATAGTATCAGACATAATTGATGAGGAATATCGTTACCAATGGATAGGTCATCATTAA
- a CDS encoding AAA family ATPase has translation MEEVQYLDWNNSTQILNKAFEAGLFVLIIGPKGTGKTSLVRDFAKNNNGNLQSINFSLRTRESHLVGSKTLTDGTVTFDEGVLIKSMREGNMLYLDEINAAEADVLLRLDEALDDRRQIVLKESTGELIKAKENWFVIATINPLTHSGTKELPPQILSRFPVRIRLEYPPEKIELEIVKKHVSGEHESEIIQAIKLANILRQAAAVEELFYSPSLRETIAFAKLLDKGMSAKKAAKFVFGNVYTQWGNIEYQKVSDIITSMFGN, from the coding sequence TTGGAAGAAGTTCAATATCTTGATTGGAATAATTCAACTCAGATTCTAAACAAAGCATTTGAAGCGGGTCTTTTTGTTCTAATTATTGGACCTAAAGGTACTGGAAAAACATCACTTGTCAGAGATTTTGCAAAAAACAATAATGGGAATCTACAATCAATCAATTTCAGCCTTAGAACTAGAGAGAGTCATCTGGTAGGCTCAAAAACGCTTACTGATGGAACTGTGACCTTTGATGAAGGAGTTTTGATAAAATCAATGAGAGAAGGAAATATGTTATACTTGGATGAGATTAACGCGGCTGAAGCAGATGTCTTACTCAGACTTGATGAAGCATTAGATGATAGACGACAAATTGTTTTAAAAGAATCAACTGGAGAGTTAATCAAGGCAAAAGAAAATTGGTTTGTGATTGCAACAATAAATCCATTAACTCATAGTGGAACAAAAGAACTACCACCTCAAATACTAAGCAGATTCCCAGTACGAATTAGATTAGAATATCCTCCAGAAAAGATAGAATTAGAAATTGTAAAAAAACATGTTTCTGGAGAACATGAATCAGAAATTATTCAAGCAATAAAATTAGCAAACATATTAAGACAAGCAGCTGCTGTTGAAGAATTATTTTACTCACCTAGCTTGAGAGAAACCATTGCTTTTGCAAAATTATTAGATAAAGGCATGTCTGCAAAAAAAGCAGCAAAATTTGTTTTTGGTAATGTTTACACACAATGGGGAAATATAGAATATCAGAAGGTAAGTGACATCATTACGTCGATGTTTGGTAATTAA
- a CDS encoding vWA domain-containing protein: MQTIQLQTESIVEIATFLVRRWSEKENMIVEISDKVETKTRLNENKVILTPLEKRIGNDFQKYRQFRTSLWYEAMRVKFCKKILSNDHAFGFILNTLETQRVERLGREIWKGMDDEIIFNYTYMLVARPQLHTVYGKARVVEAFYQYFMFGIIKGEIQSSQFEQIKKATAFAKKIVNKAIDENYETEWLEENVSEIIKILEIDSLLTIPVSLPFMKAGMALSEQELLKVLKIISKNKEGDFGSIDPAAIMRGENVYDEYKVLLDENKKTENKGLNPEAIGVQVPSTKNVDETIIYDMSLINGLKMKFKEWKTGWKEQHLRTGDEFDEENYIEGNEPFFTDVKKSIKTKIVILLDHSSSIASDSIEYKKATLALCEVLSYLKVKFAVYAFSTENRSVVCWSVKPDNVKWNSITAKRLAQIVANGSTPLAEVYDKMFPILQSKRPDIFLTLTDGEPSDPDAVRIMIKSFKGLGINMVSLGLGPNTVRATTIANNLKHLGYEKTMAVSRLKDIPSKVISILDV; encoded by the coding sequence ATGCAAACAATTCAACTGCAAACAGAATCCATTGTAGAGATTGCCACTTTTCTTGTAAGAAGGTGGTCTGAAAAAGAAAATATGATTGTTGAAATTTCAGACAAGGTTGAAACAAAAACAAGATTAAATGAAAATAAAGTAATCTTAACACCGCTAGAAAAAAGAATTGGAAATGATTTTCAGAAATACCGTCAATTTAGGACATCATTATGGTATGAAGCAATGAGAGTGAAATTTTGTAAAAAAATTCTCAGTAATGATCATGCATTTGGATTTATTCTCAATACATTGGAAACACAAAGAGTAGAAAGGCTAGGTAGAGAAATTTGGAAAGGAATGGATGATGAAATCATCTTTAATTATACATACATGCTTGTTGCAAGGCCACAACTACATACAGTTTATGGAAAAGCAAGGGTTGTAGAAGCATTTTATCAGTATTTCATGTTTGGTATAATTAAAGGAGAAATTCAGTCAAGCCAATTTGAACAAATTAAAAAGGCAACAGCATTTGCAAAAAAAATAGTCAATAAAGCAATAGATGAAAATTATGAAACTGAATGGCTTGAAGAAAATGTAAGTGAAATAATTAAAATTCTAGAAATTGATTCACTTTTAACAATACCTGTGTCCTTACCTTTTATGAAAGCAGGGATGGCACTATCTGAACAAGAATTACTAAAAGTTCTAAAGATAATTTCAAAAAATAAAGAAGGTGATTTTGGTTCAATAGATCCTGCGGCTATAATGAGGGGAGAGAATGTTTATGATGAATACAAAGTATTACTAGATGAAAATAAAAAAACAGAGAACAAAGGATTGAATCCAGAAGCAATAGGAGTTCAAGTTCCTTCTACAAAAAATGTTGATGAAACAATAATTTATGATATGAGTTTGATAAACGGATTAAAAATGAAATTTAAAGAATGGAAAACAGGTTGGAAAGAGCAACATCTAAGAACTGGAGATGAGTTTGATGAGGAAAATTACATTGAAGGTAACGAACCATTCTTTACAGATGTAAAAAAATCTATAAAAACTAAAATTGTGATCTTGTTAGATCATTCTTCAAGTATTGCATCAGATTCCATAGAATATAAAAAAGCAACGCTTGCTCTTTGTGAAGTTTTATCTTATCTTAAAGTAAAATTTGCAGTATATGCATTTAGTACAGAAAATAGATCAGTGGTTTGTTGGTCCGTAAAACCAGATAATGTAAAATGGAATAGCATTACTGCAAAACGATTAGCTCAGATTGTAGCCAATGGCTCTACACCACTAGCAGAAGTATACGATAAGATGTTTCCAATTTTACAATCAAAAAGACCAGATATTTTTTTGACATTGACAGATGGAGAACCTTCAGATCCTGATGCAGTAAGAATAATGATCAAATCATTCAAAGGATTAGGCATCAATATGGTATCTTTGGGTCTTGGCCCAAATACCGTAAGAGCAACCACCATTGCAAATAATCTAAAACATTTAGGTTATGAAAAAACTATGGCCGTAAGTAGATTAAAAGACATTCCAAGTAAGGTAATTAGCATTTTAGATGTGTGA
- a CDS encoding pyridoxal-phosphate dependent enzyme encodes MDKNQSNNMLLQKFEDEIWNKIPHLEENKIVNPTPLVDLTEDLKECAKSIYKLDLGDKDLKIYGKFDSTLLSGSIKVRAAAHIIHDAIVSGKLKENQTVIEATSGNFGIALGQLSKIGVNVVALVSRKLQEGVFKELRNENIRIMDLDMDICPAPGMENKADELAAKATAANIRSQLSDLGFDPEIFDNNIQEIETLLAKQDVINLARVLAKIYDLFCPKQYDNELNIEIHRTVTAVEIDQQLHENGDSLKDYQIVCSFGTGGTSGGLSQHMAEKYDKKSVHVVFPSPGQDVAGIRTKAKATGLTLYKPEIYAAEHEIDYEKAKFLLKFFVDKGHDIGESTALALFSVMQMANSGNYNKFVVIVADGIGKYKKNFEQISKKQIPMTISLEDASSIAEDYDRIIWVHTQYTPKEEGIEMIAKSLGVDKSKISVPKARTINQLLSTQQVPEDLKKELNGTKGKSLLVCMAGNTSLMTAQVLASKGIITQSLTGGITNLPEGRGRNPGEFIKAATE; translated from the coding sequence ATGGATAAAAATCAAAGTAACAATATGCTATTGCAAAAATTTGAAGATGAAATATGGAATAAAATACCTCATCTAGAAGAAAATAAAATAGTAAATCCAACACCACTAGTTGATCTAACAGAAGATCTGAAAGAATGTGCTAAAAGCATTTACAAATTAGATCTTGGCGATAAAGATTTGAAAATTTATGGAAAGTTTGATTCAACATTACTTAGCGGTTCAATCAAAGTCAGAGCTGCTGCTCATATCATTCATGACGCAATTGTTTCTGGAAAATTAAAAGAAAATCAAACAGTGATTGAAGCTACTTCAGGAAACTTTGGAATAGCACTTGGACAATTATCAAAAATAGGAGTAAATGTAGTTGCACTTGTATCTAGAAAATTACAAGAAGGAGTCTTTAAAGAATTAAGAAACGAGAACATTCGAATTATGGATTTGGATATGGATATTTGTCCAGCACCAGGAATGGAGAATAAAGCAGATGAGTTAGCTGCAAAAGCAACTGCAGCAAATATTCGATCACAGTTATCAGATCTTGGATTTGATCCTGAAATTTTTGATAATAATATTCAAGAGATAGAAACATTATTAGCTAAACAAGACGTCATAAATTTAGCAAGAGTTCTTGCAAAAATTTATGATTTATTCTGTCCAAAACAATATGACAATGAATTGAATATAGAAATTCATAGAACTGTGACTGCTGTAGAGATTGATCAACAATTACATGAAAATGGAGACTCGTTGAAAGATTATCAGATAGTTTGTTCATTTGGTACTGGTGGAACTTCTGGAGGATTGAGTCAACATATGGCTGAAAAATATGATAAAAAATCAGTACATGTTGTTTTTCCTAGTCCAGGTCAAGATGTTGCAGGAATTAGAACAAAAGCCAAAGCTACAGGATTAACACTATACAAACCTGAAATCTATGCTGCAGAGCATGAAATAGATTATGAAAAGGCAAAATTCCTTTTGAAATTTTTTGTCGATAAAGGTCATGATATAGGAGAAAGTACAGCTCTTGCATTATTTTCTGTAATGCAGATGGCAAATTCAGGAAATTATAATAAATTTGTAGTAATTGTAGCTGATGGAATTGGAAAATACAAAAAGAATTTTGAACAAATATCAAAAAAGCAAATTCCAATGACAATTTCCTTAGAAGACGCATCATCAATTGCAGAAGATTATGACAGGATAATTTGGGTTCATACTCAATACACTCCTAAAGAAGAGGGCATTGAAATGATTGCAAAATCATTAGGTGTTGATAAATCAAAAATTTCTGTTCCTAAAGCGAGGACTATTAATCAGCTATTATCAACACAACAGGTTCCAGAAGATCTAAAAAAGGAACTAAATGGAACAAAAGGAAAGTCATTGTTAGTATGTATGGCTGGAAATACGTCACTTATGACGGCACAAGTTTTGGCCAGTAAGGGAATAATTACCCAAAGTTTGACTGGAGGAATAACAAATTTGCCTGAAGGAAGAGGCAGAAATCCCGGTGAATTCATTAAAGCAGCTACCGAATAA